TTTTGTTTCTATAGAATAGAGAATATGAAAAATCCAAGAGGGAATTTACTATATAAATTTAAGGAGTCGATACACTATGTGGCTTCTTCAATCTGGTGTAGGAATAAAAAATTTCTAAAGGATACACCATGTAAATTTTTATGTATATGTGCTATTCCTTTTGGGTATATGTTGTATAAGTATACAGAGATAAAAACAAGATAAAATAGGAAATAGGGGAGAATAGAATGAGAGTGTTACATATAGTTGGAGGAATGAATGTAGGTGGAACAGAGACAATGCTTATGAATCTCTATAGAAATATAGATAGAGATAAGTATGAATTCCATTTTATATCTTATTATGATAAAAAAGCTTTCTACGATGATGAGATAGAGAGGCTTGGAGGTAAGATAATTCCTATGAAGTTTTCTAATAGGTTTGGAGCGATAGCTTCTATACTTCAGCTTAGAAAATTGATAAAGGAGAACAACTATGAAATAGTACACTCTCATACTTTATTTAACTGTGGAATAGGAGTTCTAGCAGCCTATTTGGGTGGAGCTAAGATTAGAATAAGTCACGCACATACTGTATTTGAAGAAAAAAACTCATTTGTAAAAAAGATGTATGTAGCAGTTATGGGAAAATTAATAAGAAAGTATTCAACAGATTTCTTAGCTTGTAGTGAGAGAGCAGGAGCTTTTCTATTTGGGAAGGATATATTGAAAGAGAAAAACTATAGTTTTCTTCCAAACTATGTAGACTATAAAAAATGTATGAATGATATAGATGGAAAAAGAGTTAGAGCTGAATTAAAAATAGAAGAGGATGAGATAGTATTAGGACATGTTGGAAGATTAATTCCGCTAAAGAATCATCTATTTATTTTAGAGATAGTAAAAAGAATGAAAGAGAGTGGAAAGAGAGTAAAGGCTATATTTGTAGGAGATGGAGATCAAAGAGAGAATATAGAGAGTAAGATAAGAGAGTATGGATTGGAAGATAATATAATTATTACTGGTATGGTATCTAATCCAGAAAGCTATATGAAGAGTATGGATATATTTTTGCTTCCATCAATATATGAGGGATTTGGTCTTGTACTATTAGAAGCACAGGCATCAGGTTTAGAATGCTTAGTATCTGAAAATATTCAAGATGAGACAGATTTAAATTTAGGACTTGTAAAGAAGCTTGAACTTAGTGATGGTGCAGAGGTTTGGAGTAAAGAGATTGTTAAAATGATAGAGAATAGAAAAAATATATCAAGAGAAAAGATTGAAGAAGCTTTTGT
This is a stretch of genomic DNA from Candidatus Fusobacterium pullicola. It encodes these proteins:
- a CDS encoding glycosyltransferase family 1 protein; translated protein: MRVLHIVGGMNVGGTETMLMNLYRNIDRDKYEFHFISYYDKKAFYDDEIERLGGKIIPMKFSNRFGAIASILQLRKLIKENNYEIVHSHTLFNCGIGVLAAYLGGAKIRISHAHTVFEEKNSFVKKMYVAVMGKLIRKYSTDFLACSERAGAFLFGKDILKEKNYSFLPNYVDYKKCMNDIDGKRVRAELKIEEDEIVLGHVGRLIPLKNHLFILEIVKRMKESGKRVKAIFVGDGDQRENIESKIREYGLEDNIIITGMVSNPESYMKSMDIFLLPSIYEGFGLVLLEAQASGLECLVSENIQDETDLNLGLVKKLELSDGAEVWSKEIVKMIENRKNISREKIEEAFVEKGYDLEGILRKIENIYGRKI